The following coding sequences lie in one Lysobacter capsici genomic window:
- a CDS encoding efflux RND transporter periplasmic adaptor subunit, whose translation MTTEVNPQAAVAPAAPPKNNNRRKALTILLAVVVIAAISWTLYYMLVLRWHQDTDDAYVQGNVVNITPQVIGTVVSIGADDGMKVSAGQVLVQLDPNDAQVAYDQATANLANTVRQVRGLFSAVDAGQADLSAREVAVQKARSDVKRREGLVASGAVSAEELAHARDELASAEAAMSSSRGSLARNRALVDATTVAKQPQVAAAAAQLRQAYLNLQRSAIVAPVSGYVGKRNVQLGQRVQPGTALMTIIPLDQVWVEANFKETQLAKMRIGQPVDVHSDLYGGDVTYQGKVVSLGMGTGSAFSLLPAQNASGNWIKIIQRVPVRIEIEPKQLVEHPLRLGLSMHVDVGIREQTGAVLAAAPPAKPVLVTDAYAKQLHEADAMIEKIVRDNLPGMQHG comes from the coding sequence ATGACCACCGAAGTGAACCCTCAAGCCGCGGTCGCGCCGGCCGCGCCGCCGAAGAACAACAACCGCCGCAAGGCGCTGACGATCCTGCTGGCGGTGGTCGTGATCGCCGCGATCTCGTGGACGCTGTACTACATGCTCGTGCTGCGCTGGCATCAGGACACCGACGACGCCTACGTGCAGGGCAACGTGGTCAACATCACCCCGCAGGTGATCGGCACCGTGGTCAGCATCGGCGCCGACGACGGCATGAAGGTCAGCGCCGGCCAGGTGCTGGTGCAGCTCGATCCGAACGACGCGCAGGTCGCCTACGACCAGGCCACCGCGAATCTGGCGAACACCGTGCGCCAGGTGCGCGGTCTGTTCAGCGCGGTCGACGCCGGCCAGGCCGATCTGTCGGCGCGCGAAGTCGCGGTGCAGAAGGCCCGCTCCGACGTCAAGCGTCGCGAAGGCCTGGTCGCCAGCGGCGCGGTCTCGGCCGAGGAACTGGCGCATGCGCGCGACGAACTGGCCTCGGCCGAAGCGGCGATGTCGTCCTCGCGCGGCTCGCTGGCGCGCAATCGCGCGCTGGTCGACGCGACCACCGTCGCCAAGCAGCCGCAGGTCGCCGCGGCCGCCGCGCAACTGCGTCAGGCGTACTTGAACCTGCAACGCTCGGCCATCGTCGCGCCGGTCAGCGGTTATGTCGGCAAGCGCAACGTGCAGCTCGGCCAGCGCGTGCAGCCGGGCACCGCGCTGATGACGATCATCCCGCTCGATCAGGTCTGGGTCGAAGCCAACTTCAAGGAAACCCAGCTCGCCAAGATGCGCATCGGCCAGCCGGTCGACGTGCATTCGGATCTGTACGGCGGCGACGTGACCTACCAGGGCAAGGTCGTCAGCCTCGGCATGGGCACCGGCAGCGCGTTCTCGCTGCTGCCGGCGCAGAACGCCAGCGGCAACTGGATCAAGATCATCCAGCGCGTGCCGGTGCGGATCGAGATCGAACCCAAGCAACTGGTCGAACACCCGCTGCGCCTGGGCCTGAGCATGCACGTCGATGTCGGCATCCGCGAGCAGACCGGCGCGGTGCTGGCCGCGGCGCCGCCGGCCAAGCCGGTGCTGGTCACCGACGCCTACGCTAAGCAACTGCACGAGGCCGACGCGATGATCGAGAAGATCGTGCGCGACAACCTGCCGGGCATGCAGCACGGCTGA
- the rimM gene encoding ribosome maturation factor RimM (Essential for efficient processing of 16S rRNA) codes for MSDSSRRLLLGRVLGAFGIRGEAKLESWTQPRASIFRYQPWIVRDPQGRERELSGVRGRESGKFLIATFPDVSDRDTVEAMRGTEIYVPRSALPPPKDGEYYWVDLEGLRVATVDGVSLGTVSHLFSTGANDVLVARDDERERMIPFVIPQYVLSVDFEANLVTVDWDPDF; via the coding sequence ATGAGCGACTCCTCGCGCCGCCTCCTGCTGGGCAGGGTGCTCGGCGCTTTCGGCATTCGCGGCGAAGCCAAGCTCGAGTCCTGGACTCAGCCGCGCGCCTCGATCTTCCGCTACCAGCCCTGGATCGTCCGCGACCCGCAGGGCCGCGAGCGCGAGCTGTCGGGCGTGCGTGGCCGCGAAAGCGGCAAATTCCTGATCGCCACGTTTCCCGATGTCAGCGACCGCGACACGGTCGAAGCCATGCGCGGCACCGAAATCTACGTTCCGCGTTCGGCCCTGCCGCCGCCGAAAGACGGCGAATACTACTGGGTCGACCTGGAAGGCCTGCGCGTGGCCACCGTCGATGGCGTATCGCTGGGCACGGTCTCGCACCTGTTCTCCACCGGCGCCAACGACGTGCTGGTCGCCCGCGACGACGAACGCGAGCGCATGATTCCGTTCGTGATTCCGCAGTACGTGCTGTCGGTCGACTTCGAGGCCAACCTCGTGACGGTCGATTGGGATCCGGATTTTTAA
- a CDS encoding efflux transporter outer membrane subunit, protein MSSLDPRPRRGLLYVLTPLAAALILAGCASTRGLEPSGHALDADSLQATRSLAQVSAAEFPKRDWWTSLGDAQLNALIDEALTGTPSLDAADARVRQAVAQAGLADAARKPTVGAAAQYSGVELPSTLAPDPIGGKYLGAHVLMLEFKYSPDLWGGKRARWQAALGQTRAAEVEAQAARLTLSSNIARAYVSLAQSFEALDVATSEKQRSDRLLGLGQQRVKAGLDNQLQIRNAQSASASADQQIQAAQQQIDATRNALAALLGKGPDRGLEIARPTLLAAKNPAVPSVLPSELLGHRPDVVAARWRVEASSHGIKAAKADFYPTVNLSAIVGLATGHLSDLFTSEAKLLQGGPAFSMPIFDGGRLRNNLADTDAEYDLAVANYNQSLIGALREVADAVQSSRSLDGQIVSAQQARDAAQQAWQIASSRYRAGLGTQLDVLSAQRPLLQLDQQLAGLRAQRYAAQIDLDRALGGGLELSSPDPVASTVPNESSNTQVIAKAPTP, encoded by the coding sequence ATGTCCTCTCTCGACCCTCGCCCGCGCCGCGGGCTGCTTTACGTGCTCACGCCGCTGGCCGCCGCGCTGATCCTGGCCGGCTGCGCCAGCACCCGCGGCCTGGAGCCGTCCGGCCACGCGCTCGACGCCGACAGCCTGCAGGCCACCCGCAGCCTCGCCCAGGTGTCGGCGGCCGAATTTCCCAAGCGCGACTGGTGGACCTCGCTCGGCGACGCCCAGCTCAACGCGCTGATCGACGAAGCCCTGACCGGCACGCCCAGCCTCGACGCCGCCGACGCGCGCGTGCGCCAGGCGGTCGCCCAGGCCGGGCTGGCCGATGCCGCGCGCAAGCCGACCGTCGGCGCCGCCGCCCAGTACTCCGGGGTCGAACTGCCTTCGACCCTCGCTCCCGATCCGATCGGCGGCAAGTACCTCGGCGCGCACGTGCTGATGCTCGAATTCAAGTACAGCCCCGACCTGTGGGGCGGCAAGCGCGCGCGCTGGCAGGCCGCGCTCGGCCAGACCCGCGCGGCCGAAGTCGAAGCGCAGGCAGCGCGCCTGACCCTGTCGTCGAACATCGCCCGCGCCTATGTGTCGCTGGCGCAGTCGTTCGAAGCGCTGGATGTGGCGACTTCGGAAAAGCAGCGCTCTGATCGCCTGCTCGGCCTCGGCCAGCAACGGGTCAAGGCCGGCCTGGACAATCAACTGCAGATCCGCAACGCGCAGAGCGCCAGCGCCAGCGCCGATCAGCAGATCCAAGCCGCGCAACAACAGATCGACGCCACCCGCAACGCGCTCGCCGCGCTGCTGGGCAAAGGCCCCGATCGCGGCCTGGAGATCGCCCGCCCGACCCTGCTCGCGGCGAAGAACCCGGCGGTGCCGTCGGTGCTGCCAAGCGAATTGCTCGGCCATCGTCCCGACGTGGTCGCCGCGCGCTGGCGGGTCGAAGCCAGTTCGCACGGGATCAAGGCGGCCAAGGCCGACTTCTATCCGACCGTGAACCTCAGCGCGATCGTCGGCCTCGCTACCGGCCACCTGTCGGACCTGTTCACCAGCGAAGCCAAACTGCTGCAAGGCGGACCGGCCTTCAGCATGCCGATCTTCGACGGCGGCCGTCTGCGCAACAACCTCGCCGACACCGACGCCGAGTACGACCTCGCGGTCGCGAACTACAACCAGAGCCTGATCGGCGCGCTGCGCGAAGTCGCCGACGCGGTGCAGAGCTCGCGTTCGCTCGACGGCCAGATCGTCTCGGCGCAGCAGGCGCGCGACGCTGCGCAGCAGGCCTGGCAGATCGCCAGCAGCCGCTACCGCGCCGGCCTGGGCACCCAGCTCGACGTGCTCTCGGCGCAGCGCCCGCTGCTGCAACTCGACCAACAACTCGCCGGCCTGCGCGCACAGCGCTACGCCGCGCAGATCGACCTGGACCGCGCGCTCGGCGGCGGGCTCGAACTCAGTTCGCCCGACCCGGTCGCGTCCACCGTTCCCAACGAATCCTCCAATACCCAAGTTATCGCGAAGGCCCCGACGCCATGA
- the rpsP gene encoding 30S ribosomal protein S16, giving the protein MVKIRLTRGGAKKRPFYHIIVTDSRSARDGRNIERVGFYNPVAAGAEKRVELDLDRVKHWVGQGAQLTDKVADLYKQAVKAAPAA; this is encoded by the coding sequence ATGGTCAAGATTCGACTGACCCGCGGCGGCGCCAAGAAGCGTCCGTTCTACCACATCATCGTCACCGACAGCCGTAGCGCCCGCGATGGCCGCAACATCGAGCGCGTCGGTTTCTACAACCCGGTCGCCGCCGGCGCCGAGAAGCGCGTCGAGCTCGACCTCGATCGCGTGAAGCATTGGGTCGGCCAGGGCGCGCAGCTCACCGACAAGGTCGCCGACCTGTACAAGCAGGCCGTCAAGGCCGCTCCGGCCGCCTGA
- a CDS encoding cytochrome C assembly family protein: MTIVLIAVVLYLTATGLLIAAVRRERGREARLWLLPANLAVLLHGAAHFIAWRIAGGADLHFFAALSLVGLGMAVLTAIFGAAGRMAALGVVVFPLAALMLVSYQLYGHVQHPEPLDWRLQLHAWFALLAYATLAVAALFALMLWLQERALRRREFHGWLRALPPLVELESLLFRTIAVGFILLTATLLTGVLFVENLLAQHLMHKTVLSVLSWLAFGGLLLGRWRYGWRGVVAVRWTLAAMALLILAFFGSKFVLEVILRRV; this comes from the coding sequence ATGACAATCGTTCTCATCGCCGTCGTTCTCTACCTGACCGCGACCGGTCTGCTGATCGCCGCGGTGCGCCGCGAGCGCGGACGCGAGGCGCGTTTGTGGCTGTTGCCGGCCAATCTGGCGGTGCTGCTGCACGGTGCGGCGCACTTCATCGCCTGGCGTATCGCCGGCGGCGCCGACCTGCATTTCTTCGCCGCCCTGTCCCTGGTCGGGCTGGGTATGGCGGTGCTGACCGCGATCTTCGGCGCGGCCGGGCGCATGGCCGCGCTGGGCGTGGTGGTGTTCCCGCTGGCCGCGCTGATGCTGGTGTCGTACCAGTTGTACGGCCACGTCCAGCACCCCGAGCCGCTGGACTGGCGCCTGCAGTTGCACGCCTGGTTCGCACTGCTCGCCTACGCCACGCTGGCGGTGGCGGCGCTGTTCGCGCTGATGCTGTGGCTGCAGGAGCGCGCACTGCGGCGGCGCGAATTCCACGGCTGGCTGCGCGCGCTGCCGCCGCTGGTCGAGCTGGAAAGCCTGCTGTTCCGGACCATCGCGGTCGGTTTCATCCTGTTGACCGCGACCTTGCTGACCGGCGTGCTGTTCGTCGAGAACCTGCTCGCCCAGCACCTGATGCACAAGACCGTGCTCAGCGTGCTGTCGTGGCTGGCCTTCGGCGGCCTGCTGCTGGGCCGCTGGCGCTACGGCTGGCGCGGCGTGGTCGCGGTGCGCTGGACCCTGGCGGCGATGGCCTTGCTGATCCTGGCCTTTTTCGGCAGCAAGTTCGTGCTCGAAGTGATCCTGCGGCGGGTCTGA
- a CDS encoding MarR family winged helix-turn-helix transcriptional regulator → MTTSTPNQPCSTSNLGLLFRQVRDAMWAQMERELAQAGHDLTFSQFITLKELAIGTAGVTELARAAQLNPGAMTRLLDKLESRGFVVRVADPDDRRALNIHLTETGTAIWEDIDQCGKRVRERAMAGLSDSDRDQLYRLLEQVRDNLSLSGS, encoded by the coding sequence ATGACGACCTCGACCCCCAACCAGCCCTGCTCGACCTCCAACCTCGGCCTGCTGTTCCGCCAGGTGCGCGACGCGATGTGGGCGCAGATGGAACGCGAGCTGGCGCAGGCCGGCCACGACCTCACCTTCAGCCAGTTCATCACCCTCAAGGAACTGGCGATCGGTACCGCCGGGGTCACCGAACTGGCGCGCGCCGCGCAGCTCAATCCCGGCGCCATGACCCGTTTGCTCGACAAGCTGGAAAGCCGCGGCTTCGTCGTGCGCGTGGCCGATCCCGACGATCGCCGCGCGCTCAACATCCACCTGACCGAAACCGGCACCGCGATCTGGGAAGACATCGACCAGTGCGGCAAGCGCGTACGCGAGCGCGCCATGGCCGGCCTGAGCGACAGCGATCGCGATCAGCTGTATCGCCTGCTCGAACAAGTTCGCGACAACCTCTCACTCTCCGGTTCCTGA
- the ffh gene encoding signal recognition particle protein, producing MFESLTQRLSGTIERLRGRGRLTEENIRESLREVRIALLEADVALPVVQALIERIKVRAVGQEVLKSLTPGQALIKVVRDELTTVMGSQATDLNLNVPAPAVILMAGLQGAGKTTTVGKLAKHLKERRKKKVMVVSADVYRPAAIEQLKQLAEQVDVLFFASDASQKPVDIARAAIADARKSYVDVLLIDTAGRLAIDEAMMSEIKALHAAVSPVETLFVVDSMTGQDAATTAKAFSEALPLTGVVLTKTDGDARGGAALSVRYVTGRPIKFIGVGEKPDGLDVFHPDRVASRILDMGDVLSLVEQVEQQVDKDKAQKLAEKVAKGKKFDLNDMKDQLEQMQNMGGLHGLMDKLPGMGQIPDAVKNQVTGKEVPRMVAIINSMTKKERRNPALLNGSRRARIAKGSGLTPADVNKLMKQYQQMEKMMSKLSGGGMKGLMRGMKGMMGGRGGMPFR from the coding sequence ATGTTCGAATCCCTGACCCAACGCCTGTCCGGCACCATCGAGCGCCTGCGCGGCCGCGGCCGTCTGACCGAAGAGAACATCCGCGAGTCGCTGCGCGAAGTGCGCATCGCCCTGCTCGAGGCCGACGTGGCCTTGCCGGTGGTGCAGGCGCTGATCGAACGCATCAAGGTGCGCGCGGTCGGCCAGGAAGTGCTCAAGTCGCTGACCCCGGGCCAGGCCCTGATCAAGGTGGTGCGCGACGAACTGACCACGGTCATGGGCTCGCAGGCCACCGACCTGAACCTCAACGTGCCGGCGCCGGCGGTGATCCTGATGGCCGGCCTGCAGGGCGCCGGCAAGACCACCACGGTCGGCAAGCTCGCCAAGCACCTGAAAGAACGCCGCAAGAAGAAGGTGATGGTGGTCTCGGCCGACGTCTACCGTCCGGCCGCGATCGAACAGCTCAAGCAACTGGCCGAACAGGTCGACGTGCTGTTCTTCGCCTCCGACGCCTCGCAAAAGCCGGTCGACATCGCCCGCGCCGCGATCGCCGATGCGCGCAAGTCCTACGTCGACGTGCTGCTGATCGATACCGCCGGCCGCCTCGCCATCGACGAAGCGATGATGAGCGAGATCAAGGCGCTGCACGCCGCGGTCTCGCCGGTCGAAACCTTGTTCGTGGTCGACTCGATGACCGGCCAGGACGCGGCGACCACCGCCAAGGCCTTCAGCGAAGCGTTGCCGCTGACCGGCGTGGTGCTGACCAAGACCGACGGCGACGCGCGCGGCGGCGCCGCGTTGTCGGTGCGTTACGTCACTGGCCGGCCGATCAAGTTCATCGGCGTCGGCGAAAAACCCGACGGCCTGGACGTGTTCCACCCCGACCGCGTCGCCAGCCGCATCCTCGACATGGGCGACGTGCTGTCGCTGGTCGAGCAGGTCGAGCAGCAGGTCGACAAGGACAAGGCGCAAAAGCTCGCCGAGAAGGTCGCCAAGGGCAAGAAGTTCGATCTCAACGACATGAAGGACCAGCTCGAGCAGATGCAGAACATGGGCGGCCTGCACGGCCTCATGGACAAGCTGCCGGGCATGGGCCAGATCCCCGACGCGGTCAAGAACCAGGTCACCGGCAAGGAAGTGCCGCGCATGGTCGCGATCATCAATTCGATGACCAAGAAAGAGCGCCGCAACCCGGCGTTGCTCAATGGCTCGCGCCGCGCGCGCATCGCCAAGGGCTCGGGCCTCACGCCGGCCGACGTCAACAAGCTGATGAAGCAGTATCAGCAGATGGAAAAGATGATGAGCAAGCTTTCCGGCGGCGGCATGAAGGGCCTGATGCGCGGCATGAAGGGCATGATGGGCGGACGCGGCGGCATGCCGTTCCGCTGA